From Drosophila nasuta strain 15112-1781.00 chromosome X, ASM2355853v1, whole genome shotgun sequence, one genomic window encodes:
- the LOC132795057 gene encoding NAD(P)H-hydrate epimerase isoform X2, giving the protein MVKYLNQSEAINVDVDLFNEYKFSVDQLMELAGLSCAHAISKCFPADRFGRVLVCCGPGNNGGDGLVCARHLALMGYKPVIYYPKPTPKQLYENLAYQCQRMDICSIAECPSLETAGDSYDLIVDALFGFSFKPPVRPDFVPVVELLQQTKLPIASIDIPSGWDVEQGKLNDCDLEPTLLISLTAPKLCAKHFKGKHYLGGRFVPPSLQQKYELNLPDYPGNELCVKL; this is encoded by the exons atgGTGAAATATTTGAACCAAAGCGAGGCCATAAATGTGGACGTGGATCTCTTCAACGAGTACAAATTCAGTGTGGATCAGCTGATGGAGCTAGCCGGTCTCAGCTGTGCGCATGCAATCTCTAAGTGCTTTCCAGCTGATCGCTTTGGCCGCGTCCTCGTGTGTTGTGGACCCGGTAACAATGGAGGTGATGGCCTCGTCTGTGCTCGTCATTTGGCGCTCATGGGCTACAAACCAGTCATTTACTATCCCAAGCCTACGCCAAAGCAGCTCTATGAGAATCTGGCCTATCAGTGCCAGCGCATGGACATCTGCAGTATTGCGGAATGTCCCAGCTTAGAGACAGCTGGAGACAGTTACGATTTAATTGTGGATGCCCTCTTTGGGTTTAGTTTTAAGCCACCCGTGCGACCGGACTTTGTGCCCGTTGTGGAGTTGCTGCAGCAGACCAAATTACCCATAGCCAG CATCGACATTCCCAGTGGCTGGGATGTGGAGCAGGGCAAGCTCAACGATTGTGATCTAGAGCCAACGCTACTCATCTCGCTGACGGCACCGAAACTCTGCGCCAAACACTTTAAAGGCAAACATTATTTGGGAGGTCGCTTTGTGCCGCCATCGCTTCAGCAAAAGTACGAACTTAATCTACCCGATTATCCTGGCAATGAGCTCTGCGTCAAGCTGTGA
- the LOC132795250 gene encoding uncharacterized protein DDB_G0283357 isoform X3, which produces MWSQWPVATAVAPPQPSLPPPLPDAPPPPPPSDNATSATAIPDAAAAAAAAASYAATATATAGAANPYNQYTAAQYAAMTPEQQYAMQQHWQQWQTYQQEYAKWHAQYGEQYTREMAAAGAGATAATPATPAAAPVAAAPAIGPVYPQVAAVQSYFPQAQSQPPPPTAVAGPPQPTQAQLSGKISAQPQMYNQPPPPPPQGYQQQQQTAPSQPQQPQQQQQRPPWQQQPPPGRYNQMPPVNYNANDVNAFPNLQQPPPSFMQHPPPPTNSADASWMGKGAASNKGGNNNSKNDESDHRSRWDGPTSNEQQGQQRNNRWQSNDQGQHNNSNNNNNNNNGGNKSNQFGNRRNWQNNSGGNNSGNNNSNNNNNNSRNPNNPFSSAPQGNYNADNDGGNFGGQGSSDGFGGSGNRRGGNNNNNHGRFDRQHQGGGNFGHNNNNSDNGSNRGPNLNNSFNQPQQQQQQQQQRAPDLDEATFDRLFQQWQKQFEDWKRANANHPDRAEYRRYEEEFEKQRRRIAERREQMRLRRQMQQSQQSNNNQDHQGIQQQQQPQQQQQQQKPRRSHFDLPDDDGSYAHMPSSRLYRNEPAGLDSASDLEPPHMLSKSMEQTGAKEQQPQVATTKSPKSSAPQQQPPSEINKSTANLLGKRRTDSGSNSSAAKQSKQENILIISLDDDDDDAQFVEEQQQVDQEDGVSTADTPMKNIFKKSDGIPGLDLVADGSTAAGSPASVKAAVAAAAAADSSGEVNKKIPSLFDVVIAKPNISPPSRTVSESEETSEAQPTASETMADDVSNALKDPEFMNNLSQALANAQDRQREQQQSNDQDDNAPGPNNNSNSSRNNNNNNSNNNNNNNSNNDGNNDGRQLSFAEWQRKKNHQDDDNDRNMGNFGPGPGGNNGPGNRGGFGPGGFGPDQRQNCGPNFGPNGPPFGPNGSQLMGPNFIDFGGPNFSGPNFDRHGPGPGPGPFGPGGPGGPNGPFGRNFGPNGRNNNPNFSGPGPNFGPNFRGNNGPGPGPFRPNFFGPNGPGPGPNFGGPAPGPFGRHGGMPFDRNNPNDGNFGPGPNFNGPNNNNNNGPNNNNSFNDNPFRRNGGPPAPNFDDGPMGRNGPGFGPRGGGGQRNSFANNGGSGDNNKPWTNGNANRAKASNNRNNNHNKQPHHRSRLG; this is translated from the exons ATGTGGAGTCAGTGgccagttgcaactgcagttgcGCCACCACAACCCTCGTTGCCACCCCCACTGCCTGATGCACCGCCTCCGCCGCCACCATCCGATAATGCAACCTCTGCCACAGCGATTCCGGatgcagccgctgctgctgctgccgccgcgaGTTACGCGGCTAccgcaacggcaacagcaggcGCAGCTAATCCTTATAATCAATACACGGCGGCACAATATGCGGCCATGACGCCGGAGCAGCAATACGCCATGCAACAACATTGGCAGCAGTGGCAAACTTATCAGCAGGAATACGCCAAATGGCATGCTCAATATGGTGAACAA taCACTCGCGAAATGGCCGCTGCTGGCGCAGGAGCAACAGCCGCCACGCCAGCAACTCCAGCTGCAGCACCAGTGGCAGCTGCACCAGCAATTGGACCTGTTTATCCACAAGTTGCTGCAGTGCAGTCATATTTTCCCCAAGCTCAGTCAcagccgccgccgccgacAGCAGTTGCGGGCCCACCTCAACCAACCCAGGCCCAGTTGTCGGGCAAAATTAGTGCGCAACCGCAGATGTATAATcagccgccgccaccgcctccCCAAGgctaccaacaacaacaacaaacagctccatcacaaccacagcagccacaacaacagcagcaacgtccgccgtggcaacaacaaccgccGCCGGGTCGCTACAATCAAATGCCGCCAGTTAACTACAATGCGAACGATGTGAATGCATTTCCCAATTTGCAGCAGCCACCACCATCGTTTATGCAACATCCGCCGCCGCCAACAAATTCAGCAGATGCCTCTTGGATGGGAAAGGGTGCAGCTTCCAACAAgggtggcaacaacaatagcaaaaacGATGAGAGCGATCACCGTTCGCGCTGGGATGGACCGACGTCCAACGAACAGCAAGGACAGCAACGTAATAATCGCTGGCAATCCAATGACCAGggacaacacaacaacagcaataataacaataataataacaatggtGGAAATAAGTCAAATCAATTTGGCAATCGACGCAACTGGCAGAACAATTCAGGCGGCAATAACagcggcaataacaacagcaataacaataacaacaatagtcGCAATCCAAATAATCCGTTTAGCTCAGCACCGCAGGGCAACTATAATGCTGATAATGATGGCGGCAACTTTGGTGGCCAAGGATCGTCTGATGGTTTTGGTGGCTCTGGAAATCGTCgcggtggcaacaacaacaacaatcacggACGGTTTGATCGTCAGCATCAAGGCGGTGGCAATTTTGgacataacaacaacaacagtgacaACGGTTCCAATCGCGGTCCCAATCTGAATAACTCTTTCAAtcaaccgcagcagcaacaacaacaacagcaacagcgtgCACCAGATTTGGATGAGGCAACGTTCGATCGCTTGTTCCAACAGTGGCAGAAGCAATTCGAAGATTGGAAGCGCGCCAATGCCAATCATCCGGATCGTGCCGAGTATCGTCGCTACGAGGAGGAATTCGAGAAGCAGCGTCGTCGCATCGCCGAGCGTCGGGAGCAAATGCGACTCAGACGCCAAATGCAGCAGTCGCAACAGTCCAATAATAATCAAGATCATCAAGGcatacaacagcagcaacagccacagcaacaacaacagcaacagaagccgCGTAGATCACATTTCGATTTGCCCGACGACGATGGCAGTTATGCGCATATGCCTAGTAGTCGACTTTATAGAAATGAACCAGCCGGTCTGGACTCAGCATCGGACTTGGAGCCACCACATATGCTGAGCAAGAGTATGGAGCAAACAGGAGCTAaagagcagcagccacaagTTGCTACAACGAAATCACCAAAATCTTCAgcaccacagcagcagccaccatCTGAGATTAATAAGAGCACAGCTAATTTGCTGGGCAAGCGGAGAACGGACAGtggtagcaacagcagcgcagcCAAGCAATCGAAACAGGagaatattttaatcatatcgttggacgacgacgatgatgatgcccAATTTGttgaggagcagcagcaggtagACCAAGAGGATGGCGTCTCGACGGCTGATACGCCTATGAAGAATATATTCAAGAAATCAGATGGCATACCAGGCTTAGATTTAGTTGCTGATGGTTCCACTGCAGCCGGTTCGCCAGCATCTGTCAAAGCAGCGgtagctgctgcagcagcagcagactcTTCTGGCGAGGTCAACAAGAAAATACCATCGCTATTTGATGTTGTGATTGCTAAGCCCAATATCTCGCCACCATCGCGCACTGTCTCCGAATCCGAGGAGACGTCCGAAGCACAGCCTACGGCCAGCGAAACGATGGCAGATGATGTGAGCAATGCCCTCAAGGATCCGGAATTTATGAATAACTTGTCGCAGGCGTTGGCCAACGCGCAGGATCGTCAacgcgagcagcagcaatccaACGATCAAGATGATAATGCACCTggacccaacaacaacagcaatagcagtaggaacaacaacaataataatagtaacaacaataacaacaacaatagtaacAATGACGGCAATAACGATGGACGTCAGTTGTCGTTTGCCGAATGGCAACGCAAGAAGAATCATCAGGACGATGATAACGATCGAAATATGGGCAACTTTGGACCAGGTCCAGGCGGCAACAACGGGCCGGGCAATCGCGGTGGCTTCGGACCAGGAGGTTTTGGCCCCGACCAACGGCAAAACTGTGGCCCCAACTTTGGTCCCAACGGACCTCCATTTGGACCCAATGGCTCACAGCTGATGGGACCGAACTTTATTGATTTCGGCGGACCCAATTTCTCTGGACCCAATTTCGATCGACACGGACCCGGACCTGGACCCGGACCATTTGGTCCCGGGGGTCCGGGTGGGCCTAATGGACCGTTTGGACGCAACTTTGGTCCCAATGGACGCAACAACAATCCGAACTTTTCGGGTCCTGGCCCCAATTTCGGACCGAATTTCCGCGGCAACAATGGACCTGGTCCGGGACCGTTTCGACCCAATTTCTTTGGTCCGAATGGTCCGGGGCCTGGTCCAAATTTTGGTGGCCCTGCTCCCGGTCCATTTGGCAGGCATGGAGGCATGCCGTTTGATCGCAACAATCCAAACGATGGCAACTTTGGCCCAGGACCCAATTTCAATGGaccaaacaataacaacaacaatggacccaacaacaacaactcgttTAATGATAATCCATTCAGACGCAATGGCGGACCACCTGCACCCAACTTTGATGATGGTCCAATGGGTCGCAATGGTCCCGGCTTTGGACCACGCGGTGGCGGTGGACAGCGAAACAGTTTTGCCAACAACGGAGGAAGCGgtgacaacaacaagccaTGGACTAATGG
- the LOC132795250 gene encoding uncharacterized protein DDB_G0283357 isoform X2, with the protein MWSQWPVATAVAPPQPSLPPPLPDAPPPPPPSDNATSATAIPDAAAAAAAAASYAATATATAGAANPYNQYTAAQYAAMTPEQQYAMQQHWQQWQTYQQEYAKWHAQYGEQYTREMAAAGAGATAATPATPAAAPVAAAPAIGPVYPQVAAVQSYFPQAQSQPPPPTAVAGPPQPTQAQLSGKISAQPQMYNQPPPPPPQGYQQQQQTAPSQPQQPQQQQQRPPWQQQPPPGRYNQMPPVNYNANDVNAFPNLQQPPPSFMQHPPPPTNSADASWMGKGAASNKGGNNNSKNDESDHRSRWDGPTSNEQQGQQRNNRWQSNDQGQHNNSNNNNNNNNGGNKSNQFGNRRNWQNNSGGNNSGNNNSNNNNNNSRNPNNPFSSAPQGNYNADNDGGNFGGQGSSDGFGGSGNRRGGNNNNNHGRFDRQHQGGGNFGHNNNNSDNGSNRGPNLNNSFNQPQQQQQQQQQRAPDLDEATFDRLFQQWQKQFEDWKRANANHPDRAEYRRYEEEFEKQRRRIAERREQMRLRRQMQQSQQSNNNQDHQGIQQQQQPQQQQQQQKPRRSHFDLPDDDGSYAHMPSSRLYRNEPAGLDSASDLEPPHMLSKSMEQTGAKEQQPQVATTKSPKSSAPQQQPPSEINKSTANLLGKRRTDSGSNSSAAKQSKQENILIISLDDDDDDAQFVEEQQQVDQEDGVSTADTPMKNIFKKSDGIPGLDLVADGSTAAGSPASVKAAVAAAAAADSSGEVNKKIPSLFDVVIAKPNISPPSRTVSESEETSEAQPTASETMADDVSNALKDPEFMNNLSQALANAQDRQREQQQSNDQDDNAPGPNNNSNSSRNNNNNNSNNNNNNNSNNDGNNDGRQLSFAEWQRKKNHQDDDNDRNMGNFGPGPGGNNGPGNRGGFGPGGFGPDQRQNCGPNFGPNGPPFGPNGSQLMGPNFIDFGGPNFSGPNFDRHGPGPGPGPFGPGGPGGPNGPFGRNFGPNGRNNNPNFSGPGPNFGPNFRGNNGPGPGPFRPNFFGPNGPGPGPNFGGPAPGPFGRHGGMPFDRNNPNDGNFGPGPNFNGPNNNNNNGPNNNNSFNDNPFRRNGGPPAPNFDDGPMGRNGPGFGPRGGGGQRNSFANNGGSGDNNKPWTNGMIIPTARRLLPVPLPRMRLLPLSSMRTATVPMLPTIAAF; encoded by the exons ATGTGGAGTCAGTGgccagttgcaactgcagttgcGCCACCACAACCCTCGTTGCCACCCCCACTGCCTGATGCACCGCCTCCGCCGCCACCATCCGATAATGCAACCTCTGCCACAGCGATTCCGGatgcagccgctgctgctgctgccgccgcgaGTTACGCGGCTAccgcaacggcaacagcaggcGCAGCTAATCCTTATAATCAATACACGGCGGCACAATATGCGGCCATGACGCCGGAGCAGCAATACGCCATGCAACAACATTGGCAGCAGTGGCAAACTTATCAGCAGGAATACGCCAAATGGCATGCTCAATATGGTGAACAA taCACTCGCGAAATGGCCGCTGCTGGCGCAGGAGCAACAGCCGCCACGCCAGCAACTCCAGCTGCAGCACCAGTGGCAGCTGCACCAGCAATTGGACCTGTTTATCCACAAGTTGCTGCAGTGCAGTCATATTTTCCCCAAGCTCAGTCAcagccgccgccgccgacAGCAGTTGCGGGCCCACCTCAACCAACCCAGGCCCAGTTGTCGGGCAAAATTAGTGCGCAACCGCAGATGTATAATcagccgccgccaccgcctccCCAAGgctaccaacaacaacaacaaacagctccatcacaaccacagcagccacaacaacagcagcaacgtccgccgtggcaacaacaaccgccGCCGGGTCGCTACAATCAAATGCCGCCAGTTAACTACAATGCGAACGATGTGAATGCATTTCCCAATTTGCAGCAGCCACCACCATCGTTTATGCAACATCCGCCGCCGCCAACAAATTCAGCAGATGCCTCTTGGATGGGAAAGGGTGCAGCTTCCAACAAgggtggcaacaacaatagcaaaaacGATGAGAGCGATCACCGTTCGCGCTGGGATGGACCGACGTCCAACGAACAGCAAGGACAGCAACGTAATAATCGCTGGCAATCCAATGACCAGggacaacacaacaacagcaataataacaataataataacaatggtGGAAATAAGTCAAATCAATTTGGCAATCGACGCAACTGGCAGAACAATTCAGGCGGCAATAACagcggcaataacaacagcaataacaataacaacaatagtcGCAATCCAAATAATCCGTTTAGCTCAGCACCGCAGGGCAACTATAATGCTGATAATGATGGCGGCAACTTTGGTGGCCAAGGATCGTCTGATGGTTTTGGTGGCTCTGGAAATCGTCgcggtggcaacaacaacaacaatcacggACGGTTTGATCGTCAGCATCAAGGCGGTGGCAATTTTGgacataacaacaacaacagtgacaACGGTTCCAATCGCGGTCCCAATCTGAATAACTCTTTCAAtcaaccgcagcagcaacaacaacaacagcaacagcgtgCACCAGATTTGGATGAGGCAACGTTCGATCGCTTGTTCCAACAGTGGCAGAAGCAATTCGAAGATTGGAAGCGCGCCAATGCCAATCATCCGGATCGTGCCGAGTATCGTCGCTACGAGGAGGAATTCGAGAAGCAGCGTCGTCGCATCGCCGAGCGTCGGGAGCAAATGCGACTCAGACGCCAAATGCAGCAGTCGCAACAGTCCAATAATAATCAAGATCATCAAGGcatacaacagcagcaacagccacagcaacaacaacagcaacagaagccgCGTAGATCACATTTCGATTTGCCCGACGACGATGGCAGTTATGCGCATATGCCTAGTAGTCGACTTTATAGAAATGAACCAGCCGGTCTGGACTCAGCATCGGACTTGGAGCCACCACATATGCTGAGCAAGAGTATGGAGCAAACAGGAGCTAaagagcagcagccacaagTTGCTACAACGAAATCACCAAAATCTTCAgcaccacagcagcagccaccatCTGAGATTAATAAGAGCACAGCTAATTTGCTGGGCAAGCGGAGAACGGACAGtggtagcaacagcagcgcagcCAAGCAATCGAAACAGGagaatattttaatcatatcgttggacgacgacgatgatgatgcccAATTTGttgaggagcagcagcaggtagACCAAGAGGATGGCGTCTCGACGGCTGATACGCCTATGAAGAATATATTCAAGAAATCAGATGGCATACCAGGCTTAGATTTAGTTGCTGATGGTTCCACTGCAGCCGGTTCGCCAGCATCTGTCAAAGCAGCGgtagctgctgcagcagcagcagactcTTCTGGCGAGGTCAACAAGAAAATACCATCGCTATTTGATGTTGTGATTGCTAAGCCCAATATCTCGCCACCATCGCGCACTGTCTCCGAATCCGAGGAGACGTCCGAAGCACAGCCTACGGCCAGCGAAACGATGGCAGATGATGTGAGCAATGCCCTCAAGGATCCGGAATTTATGAATAACTTGTCGCAGGCGTTGGCCAACGCGCAGGATCGTCAacgcgagcagcagcaatccaACGATCAAGATGATAATGCACCTggacccaacaacaacagcaatagcagtaggaacaacaacaataataatagtaacaacaataacaacaacaatagtaacAATGACGGCAATAACGATGGACGTCAGTTGTCGTTTGCCGAATGGCAACGCAAGAAGAATCATCAGGACGATGATAACGATCGAAATATGGGCAACTTTGGACCAGGTCCAGGCGGCAACAACGGGCCGGGCAATCGCGGTGGCTTCGGACCAGGAGGTTTTGGCCCCGACCAACGGCAAAACTGTGGCCCCAACTTTGGTCCCAACGGACCTCCATTTGGACCCAATGGCTCACAGCTGATGGGACCGAACTTTATTGATTTCGGCGGACCCAATTTCTCTGGACCCAATTTCGATCGACACGGACCCGGACCTGGACCCGGACCATTTGGTCCCGGGGGTCCGGGTGGGCCTAATGGACCGTTTGGACGCAACTTTGGTCCCAATGGACGCAACAACAATCCGAACTTTTCGGGTCCTGGCCCCAATTTCGGACCGAATTTCCGCGGCAACAATGGACCTGGTCCGGGACCGTTTCGACCCAATTTCTTTGGTCCGAATGGTCCGGGGCCTGGTCCAAATTTTGGTGGCCCTGCTCCCGGTCCATTTGGCAGGCATGGAGGCATGCCGTTTGATCGCAACAATCCAAACGATGGCAACTTTGGCCCAGGACCCAATTTCAATGGaccaaacaataacaacaacaatggacccaacaacaacaactcgttTAATGATAATCCATTCAGACGCAATGGCGGACCACCTGCACCCAACTTTGATGATGGTCCAATGGGTCGCAATGGTCCCGGCTTTGGACCACGCGGTGGCGGTGGACAGCGAAACAGTTTTGCCAACAACGGAGGAAGCGgtgacaacaacaagccaTGGACTAATGG
- the LOC132795057 gene encoding NAD(P)H-hydrate epimerase isoform X1 codes for MTFASRIAITTNNTGENLNSLLVGEVRCRQLANLAIIANPKQQQMQLQVQRKEFCHCSSSNMVKYLNQSEAINVDVDLFNEYKFSVDQLMELAGLSCAHAISKCFPADRFGRVLVCCGPGNNGGDGLVCARHLALMGYKPVIYYPKPTPKQLYENLAYQCQRMDICSIAECPSLETAGDSYDLIVDALFGFSFKPPVRPDFVPVVELLQQTKLPIASIDIPSGWDVEQGKLNDCDLEPTLLISLTAPKLCAKHFKGKHYLGGRFVPPSLQQKYELNLPDYPGNELCVKL; via the exons atgaCATTTGCTAGCAgaatagcaataacaacaaacaacaccgGCGAAAAC CTCAATAGCTTGCTGGTCGGCGAGGTGCGCTGCCGGCAATTAGCCAATTTGGCAATCATTGCGAAtcctaaacaacaacaaatgcaacttcAAGTACAACGCAAAGAATTCTGtcattgcagcagcagcaatatgGTGAAATATTTGAACCAAAGCGAGGCCATAAATGTGGACGTGGATCTCTTCAACGAGTACAAATTCAGTGTGGATCAGCTGATGGAGCTAGCCGGTCTCAGCTGTGCGCATGCAATCTCTAAGTGCTTTCCAGCTGATCGCTTTGGCCGCGTCCTCGTGTGTTGTGGACCCGGTAACAATGGAGGTGATGGCCTCGTCTGTGCTCGTCATTTGGCGCTCATGGGCTACAAACCAGTCATTTACTATCCCAAGCCTACGCCAAAGCAGCTCTATGAGAATCTGGCCTATCAGTGCCAGCGCATGGACATCTGCAGTATTGCGGAATGTCCCAGCTTAGAGACAGCTGGAGACAGTTACGATTTAATTGTGGATGCCCTCTTTGGGTTTAGTTTTAAGCCACCCGTGCGACCGGACTTTGTGCCCGTTGTGGAGTTGCTGCAGCAGACCAAATTACCCATAGCCAG CATCGACATTCCCAGTGGCTGGGATGTGGAGCAGGGCAAGCTCAACGATTGTGATCTAGAGCCAACGCTACTCATCTCGCTGACGGCACCGAAACTCTGCGCCAAACACTTTAAAGGCAAACATTATTTGGGAGGTCGCTTTGTGCCGCCATCGCTTCAGCAAAAGTACGAACTTAATCTACCCGATTATCCTGGCAATGAGCTCTGCGTCAAGCTGTGA
- the LOC132795053 gene encoding RNA-binding protein NOB1 gives MSTNNSKIKYIVADTTAFINAVPLNEYAENVLTVPDVVAEVRNKRQIRRLCVLPFDLQVREPRAESIKHCVEFAKKTGDYASLSGIDLKVIALTYELETDLLGTEHLRKEPVVSQVIASKDKPEEMQDANNKRLVGWYMPEGNEDDDDEEEDEDDEEEEEEAESESQTDAVKEAIESQLKGEQVADKPTTVAAATEEEDEEEEDLTQEELDKLFEKLKCAPSADEELANADILVAQPTNEDDDDDNDDAALEDDEQNNSNLKPQEDEEVGDDGWITHSNIKKAKKALEGKVETDIIPPVACMTTDYALQNVLKQLNLQLAALNGRIIKQLRTYILRCYACFKTTSIMTKVFCPNCGNKTLKRVAVSLDENGKQVIHINTRRPLTNKYKNQSLPRFQGGKHSRNPILSEDQPMPRQMPSRVAKTKTNALDDDYIAGFSPFVMRDVDSKSAMLRSKGNLKEWARNNNFEEDRRRKNYNRLYK, from the exons atgaGTACGAATAATTCGAAAATCAAGTATATTGTGGCAGATACAACTGCGTTCATCAATGCTGTACCTCTTAAC GAATACGCCGAAAATGTTCTCACCGTTCCCGATGTGGTTGCTGAGGTGCGTAATAAGCGACAGATTCGCCGCCTCTGCGTGCTTCCCTTTGATCTCCAGGTGCGTGAGCCTCGTGCAGAGAGCATCAAACATTGCGTGGAGTTTGCCAAGAAGACGGGCGACTATGCAAGCTTGTCAGGCATTGATTTGAAAGTAATTGCCCTCACATACGAATTGGAGACGGATCTACTGGGCACTGAACATCTACGCAAGGAGCCCGTGGTGTCACAGGTGATTGCCTCAAAGGACAAGCCCGAGGAGATGCAAGATGCGAACAACAAACGCTTGGTTGGCTGGTATATGCCTGAGGGCAAcgaggatgacgatgacgaggaAGAGGATGAAGACgatgaagaggaggaggaagaggcaGAGTCTGAGTCACAGACAGATGCCGTTAAGGAAGCTATTGAGTCGCAGTTGAAGGGCGAACAGGTGGCCGACAAACCAACAACAGTAGCTGCGGCCACTGaagaggaggatgaggaggaagAGGATCTCACACAAGAGGAGCTCGACAAGCTCTTTGAGAAACTGAAATGTGCTCCATCGGCAGATGAGGAGCTGGCCAATGCTGACATCTTAGTGGCACAGCCCACAAACgaagacgatgacgatgataatgatgatgctgcCTTAGAGGATGACGAACAGAACAATAGCAATTTAAAGCCccaagaagatgaagaagtgGGCGACGATGGCTGGATCACACACTCGAACATCAAGAAGGCCAAAAAGGCGCTCGAGGGAAAGGTGGAAACAGACATCATTCCGCCGGTGGCTTGCATGACCACCGATTATGCTCTGCAGAATGTGCTCAAGCAACTGAATCTGCAGCTGGCCGCGCTCAATGGCCGCATCATCAAACAGTTGCGCACATATATTTTGCGCTGCTATGCTTGCTTCAAGACCACCAGCATTATGACAAAAGTCTTCTGTCCTAACTGTGGCAACAAGACGCTAAAGCGTGTCGCCGTCAGTCTGGATGAGAATGGCAAACAAGTGATACACATTAATACACGACGTCCGCTGacaaacaaatacaagaaTCAGAGTTTGCCACGCTTCCAGGGTGGCAAGCATTCGCGCAATCCCATTCTGTCCGAAGATCAGCCAATGCCACGACAGATGCCATCGCGTGTGGCCAAAACGAAGACAAATGCCCTCGATGATGATTACATTGCCGGCTTCTCGCCGTTTGTGATGCGAGACGTGGACTCCAAATCGGCGATGCTGCGCTCCAAGGGCAATCTCAAGGAGTGGGCACGTAACAATAACTTCGAGGAGGATCGCAGACGCAAGAACTACAATCGTTTGTATAAATAA